ACGGCACAATTGGAAGCCCTTTCACTATTGTGACCACGGTAGATGCGGGGACAACAGGGTTGCGCCTTGTGCATACAGATAGTTATGTGACCGGCCAAGAAATGTATACCACCACTATCCAGGTTAATAATACCACCGGCTCGCCCATTAGTGTCATTCTTTACCGCGGCCTGGACTGCGCCGTAGGGGGGGGAGATGCAGGGTATGGGTGGCAGGTTCCCGCCGCTGGCGTATATGCTACTGGCGTCGCTTGCACCAAAACCCCCAATAACGTACCGGCCGATATCACCGAACAATTTTTACCCATTGTGCCTGATACGGCTAATTATATTGTAAACGGTTACAGCGCAGTTTTTAACGCCATTAAATCCCGCACCGCCCTGCCGGACACGGTCAAAACAGATAATGGTTCTGGGGGCATATATGATAACGGCATGGCCATTAGTTGGAGTTTCAGTGTGCCTGCCAGCGGCTCGGTGACGCGCTCACACGCTACTCGTTTTACCAACAAGGGTTATGGCTCCAATCCTGCCCCAGCCGAAACCATTGACGTAGGCAATGCCACGGTGGGTTCATCCGTTACCACTACGCTGGTGATTAGCGAAACGGGTAGTTTACCGCTAACCGTAAATAGCTACTCTATCCGGGGAGACAATCCTGATGATTTCAGTATTCTCGCTCCTACCTTTCCGTTTAGCATCATTGATGGCGGCCCTAATGTAAATGTCACCATTCAATGCACGCCCAGTACCGGCGCCGAGGCGCGCCGCGCTTCGTTGATCATCAGGCACGACGCCCCGAGCGGATCCACAACTTATCCACTGCTT
This genomic interval from Anaerolineae bacterium contains the following:
- a CDS encoding choice-of-anchor D domain-containing protein is translated as MFSKMFSKLFHPKPSALFLVVVIITLLAAGVAYAAALTINSNPLSIYVDDKLQFQVSHSGGNQIYGGNPGSFGTFLAVGSTLYGPPVVSGATAFTLVSQTGVTGDGTIGSPFTIVTTVDAGTTGLRLVHTDSYVTGQEMYTTTIQVNNTTGSPISVILYRGLDCAVGGGDAGYGWQVPAAGVYATGVACTKTPNNVPADITEQFLPIVPDTANYIVNGYSAVFNAIKSRTALPDTVKTDNGSGGIYDNGMAISWSFSVPASGSVTRSHATRFTNKGYGSNPAPAETIDVGNATVGSSVTTTLVISETGSLPLTVNSYSIRGDNPDDFSILAPTFPFSIIDGGPNVNVTIQCTPSTGAEARRASLIIRHDAPSGSTTYPLLCNGQLIHYLYIPVMFKPCICPTTSATADCYCE